The Periophthalmus magnuspinnatus isolate fPerMag1 chromosome 19, fPerMag1.2.pri, whole genome shotgun sequence region CTGCATTGTGGATTTGGGGCTCCGTTTCAACCGGTACGTCGATGTCAACAGCGGCCATTTTTTCTGGAAAGGACGattgcgggtgacgtcacatccGGTATTTCTTTATGCAAATATAGGCGTTCTTAgtgctttaatgttttttcacaTGAATCCCCGTGTGGTATGCATGAATATCGtttaaaaatcataaatataCGCATTTAAGTGCCAGACAGAGTTCAAAGCAGGGAAATAAACCCATTAAGACCCGATGTCATAAATTAGGTGAGTGACCCAATTGCAGAATAAAAGCTCTCACAAATAGCGTTTAAATGATGTGTATCTAGTCTAAGTTCGATATAATTCTATAcagcaaataaaatgtataatttaacaGCACAACGAGAACAGCAGGTTAGATAGTGCACGTGCAGCATGATCCACTGACCGTGCTCACTGACCCAGTTTTACAAGTACCACTAGATGGCGGTATAGCAACATGATTTTGGGCTAAGCAGGATAATTTAGTATTTTAGTTTAACATGATGCACTGGTAAAATATTGGATAGCATTTTGAATAAATCACATAGTTAACTTATACACATTCACTGAATAAACAGACAACACAATTTTgtataaaaacaactatttatactTATTTATACTCATAGAATACAGTATTGACATTTTATCACTTTATAATTTACATTATTGCAAGTGGGAATTATTTACTTATAATTTAATTAATCAGTTAacacttaaaaatacatattgctTAAATGACTCATCACAAATGTGAGATGGAAatttaataacacatttaaatactaATGTATAAAAAATCTGTGATAATAAGAATGaggttcaaattaaataaacatatgtTCCCtctatttataaataaattacttTATTTAATTCCATTCAGCACAGTCTCTTATAGTTGTCTCTATATAATACTGTTGATATTCTTGGCATTGTATGTGTCCTTGCTGATTGTCACTTAACTTCACAAAAAAGACATACATGTTATGCATAAAACAGATCAACTATAGACAACAAAGACATGTTTGGCTTCATGTGCTTTAAGTTACTCTTCAGTCTTTCAAAAGTGGTTCCAGGACAGGTGGACTTCCAACACATGGAGGTATATTACTAAATGTACCTTTGATTAAGAGGGTTGAAAGAAAAGTTTTTGGCACTAACATTTAATACAACATCCAAGTCTATAGTCTTATAGTAAAACGAAAAGATGCTATGGCTTCCAGAGAGGTCCAGACCCCGGAGTACATGCACAcaagtatatttttaatgacAGCTGAGCAATGGTCCTTCAAGGAGGGCTCAAGGGAGAGGGCTCATCTTCACTGAAACCTCAATCCTCTCTTGGGAATTGTGCATACTGTTGGTGTGACCTAAAGTGGCCAGAGTATAGTGTCTGGACTCCTACGCCTCATCTGAAAGCAGTCCAGTTCGTGTCCTTAAATGGCTCAGTTTAGGCCGGTGGAGGTCTTGGGGATCCGTTCCAGGCGCTGTGCTAGTAGGGAGAGAAGATAATGGGAGTGTGTGTAGCCCGCAGTGGCCCTGGAGCAGGTCTGAAGAGCGTAGGGCTGATCAGGGGGCCCTGGATGATGGCGGCAGGGCCTGGCGGGAGGCGCAGCGCCAGGGGTCCAGACGCCATCGTGCACAAGGCTGCGGCCGGGTTTAATGGGCTCGTCAGAAAACCAGCAGGAAGAGCCTTAGACAACTGCTTCTGAAGAGCCAGTTTAGTCTGAAAACACAAAGAAGAAGAGCTAGTAtctaaaaagaaaactaaaagcCAACTAGCACTGAGCTTGTATTGGTTAGGCAATGGAGGAGCTACAGAAAACAAAATCCtatttacaaaatatatttttggtcAAACCAATAACTTTATAAGTTTACGATTAACTTTATCTAAGATCTGGCAAGCTATATAGACAAAGACTGCAGTCATTAGCCAAACTGTTTCCCAGTTGTCTATGTACAGCACTCACTTTGGGGTGGTGATAAATTGTAAAATTCCATTGccttttattcatgtattaaaTTGTTACTCACACAGTAGTCAGTGAAGCCAAATGATCATCTAAATAGAGAAATCCCTTGTTGCTTCTCATCATCACACATGGTTCACTataattttatgtaataatagTGCACAAGCTTTGATTTtctatttatataaaacacTTGCTACTGTTGTGAAAGTCACAGGGCACCATATGTGCGTGTGAGTGTGAGAGTTCTTACAGCTAAGACGGCGCTGGGCTGCAGTTTGTTGTAAGGGGTGAACTTGGGCTTGACAGGCTTCCCAGCCAGACGCTCTTTGTGTCTCCTGCTGTTCATGTGCTGAAAGTAGATGAGTCACAGACAGACATTTAATGTATGAAATCTATAAAATATGCCTTAAATATATGCCATTCtaaaaagaaatacaagaaGATGAAAAATTATTCTACTAATACTCTTTGGTGAGTACTAGATCTAGACATTTATGAACAGGGtaccatatatacatatatatcacTTGTTTAATAGTTAGTTAATAGTTTTTAACTACCGTTGTAAATCTACAGGTAAAGTGAATAGGTTTGAATATAAttgaaatgaaatataataaaatataacgcatgggatttgcatttttttttagaggACCCTAGGAATAATTTGTAGCAGtacaattatcattattattacatctatatgtaaaaaataaaataaaatttgtgaattttatattaaaaataagtGTTGACCTAACAAGTCCTTGTTGAGTTGTAAAGAGACGTACGAGACTCTGAATGTCTGAGGCatcagaagtttatttaccatcagccCGGGGCTGGTGACATGAATATACTCAACACTGCACCTTAGTATCGGCCATTCAAGTCTGACTATGCTTCCACCCAAGGAGTTTAAATAAGAGCTAAGAATGACAGCCTGGAGACAAGCTAACCAAGATAAAATGAGAAGAGCATAGCATACCACTTCTGTGAGACAGGGTGACCAAGGAAAGTGATAATGTTTAAGACGACAAATTCTGTAATATGTGGATGATGCCATAACCACAGAGACATGTCAACAATGAACTGGAGGTGTCCTTGCTAAGACTATGCAGGGGATACAAAATTCCAAAACACATACTTTAATCCAAGTCTTTTTGTTAACTACTTGTACATTTCAAGTTAAGTTTTCAGTAACAAGTCCAGATTCCAAGCTCAAGTATGTGGTGATGACATGTCCTGTCACCAGTCGTCAGCGCCCTCTGATGACTGGATTACTGTGGTGTGTATTGGGATAGCAGAGGGCACATACCTGCTTCAGCTGTGTCTCTGAGTTGACAGAGACCTGGCAGAGCTCACAGTGGAAGGGCTGGCTGCTCACACTCACCACAGCCCTGGTTTTGCTGCCGAGGCGTGGTTTGATGCGACAGGTGGGCCGCGGAGACGATGTCATCTTTATTCTCCTCTGGGAGTGACTGCTGCTCTGGCcatccaccatctgcttgtgcTTTGAACCTGAGgaagtttaaaatgcaagagAACATGCTTACATCTTTAAATGTGGACTGGATGCTTTTTGGACATGAAAAGAACCAGCAAAATAAGGATGATGGGAGAATTGTAAGAGCCTGGAATAGGGCCTCACAGACCAATCCCACAGGCCAAAGTCTactcagtggttctcaaacctTTGGTGGTATTTTTGGtggtattattgtttatttgtaaaggcaCATCACATATGAATGAGCATTTacaaatgtaaacatgtaaagattatagccaatGTGCCTCATTTCCATCTTTAGTCCCTCGGCAGGTTGACAGTCTACAGAACagggaaaagaacaaaaactatCAAACAAGCAAATttaacacatacaacacactcactatacataatATTATAGGACAGTTAATTTGAAGTtagaagttaaaagttaaaccaaCAACCCCTCgatataaacatttaatttagtTATACACCACTGCTTTAGAGTTTTAGATGCATGAACAGGCAGCGTTACACGTTGGGCCTGCCCAGTAAGCAAAAGAGAGTAGAactttcacaccaagtaccacctaagaaaatactaagcCTTCCAAATACCACCTGATCTAAACAAGGCCTTGAGTCACATGAGTATGTGCAGagtaaaatacatatatcacTTTTTTAACTACCAACTGCTTTTTTAACTCTCCAATTCCTGTTGTAAAtttataagtaaaaatataGTTATCACATTGCAATATTCAGTCACCCCACACCAGCTGTGGCTCCCCCAAGGCAGTCATAGCTGCCGTGGAGGAGACTAAAGTAAGCATGGCTGCCATTCAGCCACTCAAACACTTACCACATTAGTAAATAGGGAAGGTGTGTTAAGGGTGCTGCTCAATGACACAACAGGAGCGTGTACTTTTTGTAAGATGGCATTAACCATTGAGACACTTGTCTGTATTTTCAGTTTCACTCTCACACTTGTTTGGAATATAGCCATTCTTTCCTCAAATTGTCCTGCAGCTaatagcaagaaaaaaaaaaatccaatttacAAACCAccttaagcaaacaaaaaagtgaACTTCCAATTTGCAATTCAATGTATTCTGTACTCCAATGGGAGTACATACCACTGCAGTGCGCCTCTAGCTGGGAGCTGGAGTTGACAGTCACTTTGCAGGTGGGACAGTGCAGGTTTTTCTTGTTACTCTTggcctctttcccctcctccaTCTTCACTGCCATTTCACTCTCTTCCATGGAACTACTTTGGGAGTCAGAGGGTGCACCTGGATCTGAGCTGCACCCCTCTGCACAAGGGCTGTCCAGAGCCAGATCCGAGAGCTGGGAGTCGGGGGACACTTGGGGGGAGACTTGGGGAGAGACCTGGGGTGAGAGGTCAGGGGAGTCCGAACAGGAGGGGCATTGGGCAGGAGCAGCTAACACAGAGGCACCTGTCTCTGGTTCAGGCTGGGCAGGTTCACTGGAGCTGCCTGGACCTGGAAATAATTGTACAATGTATAATTAGATACTGATTAAAATATTTAGTGtagaaattattaattatttaagaTGTAGTATGATCACATGGTAAAACTATGATTATAATAATGAAGATGATAAATGAGACAGGATTTGTGCAGGACTAGGACAAGAGTGCatcttatatttatatttgtcaaAGTGTGGCTTTTGTCATCGTAGGGTCCAAACTGGTCTATCATATAAAATATAGAAGGTTTTTCCttggtattgaaattgagtttgtaTGACATAGTGCCCAGACAAGCATTCAAACCAATACTCCCATTACAGTAATAATAGAGAATAATCTATAGTTTAGGTGCCAATGCTCCATAAAAATCTGTTACACAGTACATCTCACAAAtcttttaatttcatttgaCCAATGTATTTTGAAAACGTAACGACTGGTAATTAAATCATATTTAACCCAATCCattgaaaatgttattttaatatcacTAAAGGTACCAAAGTACTATGTTATATATTCCAAAGTTACAGTACAGTAAATATACAGTACTATATGCAAATACAAAGCACACTGTAACCCTTTGCATGTCTCATCTGTTTTCCCCAcacattttgtttgtctgttatttatttaaaccatCAATCAGTGTCATTACACTTTCTATTATGCTTATCTTtactctttcttttcctctttctgctgtctttaattttctcatctttctgcttctctccatctctctctctcctgtcattTGTGTCTGCCGATCTGTGTCATCATCAATCAACAACCATGGCAACGGCTGCATGTAACAAGCTTATCATTATGTGTTTAGAGGAAAATTGATAGGTGCTGAAGCAAAATGGCAGCCGGGAAATCAATGATGGAAAGCAGAATGGTGAAGACGGATGGAGGAATCTGAACATGACGTTTGAATGACacaaaggagaagagaaagtatgtttttttttttaatgctgagCTAAGGGAATGACATTTGCTAAGCCAAAGCTGAATAAT contains the following coding sequences:
- the LOC117387083 gene encoding zinc finger protein 385C-like isoform X2 yields the protein MKHPKSPDPMDESTPPKNEVKEGEEEAEEEEGRKSSTGHRAKRERRPGGSSSATMCQVCNIQLNSSAQAQIHYRGKTHQRRLRRLAKVVSAGALTQSQIHPLLGSLPLPGRPLQPQAQLEHFLPLRVNGSTPLSLFPNFNAMDPVQKAVINHTFGSAPPKKKPIISCNICHLRFNSTTQAEAHYKGHKHARKLKALETQRNRQKNPSSSPKEREKEPEPTDSNVGDATGPGSSSEPAQPEPETGASVLAAPAQCPSCSDSPDLSPQVSPQVSPQVSPDSQLSDLALDSPCAEGCSSDPGAPSDSQSSSMEESEMAVKMEEGKEAKSNKKNLHCPTCKVTVNSSSQLEAHCSGSKHKQMVDGQSSSHSQRRIKMTSSPRPTCRIKPRLGSKTRAVVSVSSQPFHCELCQVSVNSETQLKQHMNSRRHKERLAGKPVKPKFTPYNKLQPSAVLATKLALQKQLSKALPAGFLTSPLNPAAALCTMASGPLALRLPPGPAAIIQGPLISPTLFRPAPGPLRATHTPIIFSPY
- the LOC117387083 gene encoding zinc finger protein 385C-like isoform X1, whose protein sequence is MDSDVQTPQPDMKHPKSPDPMDESTPPKNEVKEGEEEAEEEEGRKSSTGHRAKRERRPGGSSSATMCQVCNIQLNSSAQAQIHYRGKTHQRRLRRLAKVVSAGALTQSQIHPLLGSLPLPGRPLQPQAQLEHFLPLRVNGSTPLSLFPNFNAMDPVQKAVINHTFGSAPPKKKPIISCNICHLRFNSTTQAEAHYKGHKHARKLKALETQRNRQKNPSSSPKEREKEPEPTDSNVGDATGPGSSSEPAQPEPETGASVLAAPAQCPSCSDSPDLSPQVSPQVSPQVSPDSQLSDLALDSPCAEGCSSDPGAPSDSQSSSMEESEMAVKMEEGKEAKSNKKNLHCPTCKVTVNSSSQLEAHCSGSKHKQMVDGQSSSHSQRRIKMTSSPRPTCRIKPRLGSKTRAVVSVSSQPFHCELCQVSVNSETQLKQHMNSRRHKERLAGKPVKPKFTPYNKLQPSAVLATKLALQKQLSKALPAGFLTSPLNPAAALCTMASGPLALRLPPGPAAIIQGPLISPTLFRPAPGPLRATHTPIIFSPY